In Zea mays cultivar B73 chromosome 7, Zm-B73-REFERENCE-NAM-5.0, whole genome shotgun sequence, the following proteins share a genomic window:
- the LOC100273547 gene encoding putative lectin-like receptor protein kinase family protein precursor — protein MHQMKTKHRSFLSFLCFIIVSLVFALSDCAVSSGDHFVYHGFAGVNLTLDGNALVTPDGLLELTNDTVNLGHAFYPTPLSFNTQQRPNGTVRSFSVSFVFAILSVHADISADGMAFFVAPTKNLSNTWAQYIGLLNSGNDGNTSNHMFAVELDTTQNDEFKDIDNNHVGINIDSLTSLRAHHTGYYGGDDSGSFSNLTLISGKAMQVWADYHGETTQIEVRLAPAGAAKPARPLLSAVCNLSAVLVSDKSYIGFSATTGAISTRHCVLGWSFAMDGPAPAIDLSKLPELPRLGPKPRSKVLEITLPIATGLFVLAVGLVVVLLAYRRLRYKEVKEDWEVDFGPHRFSFKDLFHATGGFRKKNLLGVGGFGQVYKGVLPESRAEVAVKRVSHESRQGMKEFIAEVVSIGRLRHRNIVPLLGYCRREGELLLVYDYMSNGSLAQHLYSEGGQQPALGSWAQRFRIVKGVAAGLLYLHEKWEKVVVHRDIKPSNVLLDSEMNGRIGDFGLSRLYDHGTDPQTTHMVGTMGYLAPELVRSGKASPSTDVFAFGVLLLEITCAQRPVLRQQQQQHTLMDWVLEHWQNGLLAETVDPSLRKDYNLDEACLALKLGLLCSHPFVSARPTMRQVMQYLEGDAAIPELTPTHFSFTMQALTRQDEGFESPSSMLDPPLLTTSMGTFSSLSGGR, from the coding sequence GAGTTAACCTCACCCTCGACGGCAACGCCCTAGTGACACCAGACGGCCTCCTCGAGCTCACCAACGACACGGTCAATCTAGGCCACGCGTTCTACCCTACTCCACTGAGCTTCAACACGCAGCAGCGGCCTAACGGCACTGTGCGATCCTTCTCCGTCTCCTTCGTGTTCGCCATCCTCTCCGTCCACGCGGACATCAGCGCCGACGGCATGGCCTTCTTCGTCGCGCCAACCAAGAACCTCTCCAACACCTGGGCGCAGTACATCGGCCTCCTCAACAGCGGGAACGACGGCAACACGAGCAACCACATGTTTGCCGTCGAGCTCGATACCACCCAGAACGACGAGTTCAAGGACATCGACAACAACCACGTCGGCATCAACATCGACAGCCTCACGTCCCTGCGAGCCCACCACACCGGATACTATGGAGGCGACGACAGCGGTTCCTTCAGCAACCTGACTCTGATCAGCGGGAAGGCGATGCAGGTGTGGGCAGACTACCATGGGGAGACCACGCAGATCGAGGTGAGACTGGCTCCTGCGGGAGCAGCCAAGCCTGCAAGACCTCTTCTTTCAGCCGTCTGTAACCTCTCAGCGGTTCTCGTCAGTGACAAATCCTACATCGGTTTCTCAGCGACGACCGGTGCGATAAGCACACGGCACTGCGTTCTTGGCTGGAGCTTCGCTATGGACGGGCCTGCCCCGGCCATTGACCTATCCAAGCTGCCAGAGCTGCCGCGTCTTGGccccaagccccgttccaaggtcCTGGAGATCACCCTGCCTATAGCCACTGGGCTGTTCGTCCTCGCCGTTGGGCTAGTCGTTGTCCTGCTCGCTTACAGACGGTTGAGGTACAAGGAGGTGAAAGAAGATTGGGAAGTTGACTTCGGGCCACACCGGTTCTCGTTCAAGGATTTGTTCCACGCCACAGGTGGGTTCAGGAAGAAGAACCTGCTCGGCGTGGGCGGTTTTGGACAAGTCTACAAGGGGGTCCTTCCAGAGTCCAGAGCGGAGGTTGCTGTGAAGAGGGTGTCCCATGAGTCTAGACAAGGGATGAAGGAGTTCATCGCCGAGGTGGTCAGCATCGGCCGGCTTCGACACCGCAACATTGTGCCCCTGCTTGGCTACTGCAGGCGAGAAGGTGAACTCCTCTTGGTGTACGACTACATGTCGAACGGCAGTCTCGCTCAGCACTTGTACTCAGAAGGTGGCCAGCAGCCAGCATTGGGCAGCTGGGCCCAGAGGTTTCGCATCGTCAAGGGCGTTGCAGCTGGGCTGCTCTACCTCCACGAGAAGTGGGAGAAGGTCGTCGTCCACCGGGACATCAAGCCAAGCAATGTGCTCCTTGACAGCGAAATGAACGGGAGGATAGGAGACTTTGGCCTCTCAAGGCTCTATGACCATGGCACCGATCCACAGACCACTCACATGGTTGGCACCATGGGCTACCTAGCCCCAGAGCTGGTACGCTCGGGCAAAGCGTCCCCGTCGACGGACGTGTTCGCCTTCGGCGTACTTCTTCTCGAGATCACTTGTGCCCAGAGGCCTGTgctgcggcagcagcagcagcagcacacgTTGATGGACTGGGTTCTGGAGCACTGGCAGAACGGGCTGTTAGCTGAGACTGTGGACCCGAGTCTCAGAAAGGATTATAACCTCGATGAGGCATGCCTGGCTCTGAAGCTGGGACTTCTATGCTCGCATCCATTTGTCAGTGCAAGACCCACCATGAGGCAAGTGATGCAGTACCTCGAAGGCGATGCAGCAATACCAGAGCTGACACCGACACATTTCAGCTTCACTATGCAGGCGTTGACTCGGCAGGACGAAGGGTTTGAATCACCTTCTAGCATGTTGGATCCACCATTATTAACTACAAGCATGGGCACATTTTCGAGTCTCTCGGGAGGAAGATGA